The following DNA comes from Brienomyrus brachyistius isolate T26 unplaced genomic scaffold, BBRACH_0.4 scaffold85, whole genome shotgun sequence.
GTTGTGGGAATTCAGATCCCGGTGAATGATATTCATGGAATGCAGGTACGTCTGAAAGACAGAAACAAAAATCGCAGATACAGTCAAGACAAACCTTTAAGAAGAATGTTGACGATGTTCTGGTTCAGCTGGCCATTTAACCCTTTTGGTGTGTTGAGTAATCTGGGTGAACTTACCACATACCAACAACTATAACTATGCAACAAACTCGTAACAAATATTCTATTCATTTTCACATGAGATACCTTCTTTCATGCACTACATGGAAAaacgtattgggacacctggccattacacccacaggaacgTCTATGGCATCACAttataaatccataggcattaaTATGGAGCTGGTTCCCCTTTGCAGCCATAAGAACTGCCACTCCTCTGGGGAGGTTTTCTACAGGATTTTGGAGTGAGTCTGTGGgagtttttgcccattcatccagaagagcatttgtgaggtcaggcactgatgttggacatgaaggcctggctcacaatctccattctagttcatcccaaaaggtgtttgatggggttgaggtcaggactcTGTGCGGGTCAaataagttcttccacaccaaactcacccaaccatgtgcactggggcacagtcatgctggaacagagagGCCGTCCCCTAAACCGttcccacaaagaagcacagaaTTGTCCAAAACGTCTTCGTATGCTGAAGCATCAGAAGTTTCTTCTACTGGAACTAAGGGACCCAGCCCCTGATAAacacccccataccattatccctcctccaaccAAATCATGCAGtcggcacagtgcagtcaggcaggtaacgttctcctgacatccgccaaacccagactcatccatcagactgccagacagagaagcgcgtTTCTCTTCCTCCTAAATGCTTCACTTTGCAATAAACTGACTTGCAGTTGgccatggaatatctagcagggaagagatTTCACAGACTGACTTATTGCAGAGGTGGCATCTTATGGCAGTACCATGCTCAAATTCACCAAACTGTTCAGAACTCATTCTTTCACGAAtgcttgtaaacctgactgcatggctgggtgcttgattttatacacctgtagcAATGGGTCTGATTGAAAAAAcagaattcagtgattaagaggcgtgtcccagtacttttgtccatatagtgtattttgCAGCTTGGTATGTGTGACCCACTGATGGCCACAAGGGGGCAGTGAGATGCAGGGAACTCACCATGCCTGCTGCAATGTCCCTGGCGAAGCCGACTCTCTGGTTCCATGGGTACTGGTTGTCCTGTTCATAGACAAAAAGGGGGTATTTCTTAATGCATGAGCCTGTTCACGTCGGGCATTACGCTTTCTGCTGAGGCACTCGTAGACACCGAAGTGCACGCTCACCATCTTCTTGATGATGTCTCTCAGGGTGCCACCTTTGATGTACTCCGCAATAAAGTTGAGTCTCTTGTCCTTGTACAGGACTCCAATGAACTTCAGCACGTTGGGATGGTCAAGGCAGCGCATTACTTTCACCTGGTGGAGAGTTCACACAGTCACTGGAGGTTGCTGTCCTCTCTACACTCTACCTGTACTTCTTGGTTTGGGCTGCTGTCCTGTTGCTCAGAAAGGGGCATTTCTCAGTACGCGTACTTGACTGCACTTGTGTCCTCGCGTACGTGTGttacgtcatcttccattgccgaagaccagttccaatagtAAAACACAGAAGTAAGGAGGATGGTAAAAGTCCCTGGAATGTCGTTCTTGCTCCGCCCCagatatcaaggatacatcggTAGCATCCCCGTCTAACAAGACCAATctcatgattcattgcaccccaagttcgttcttgggaGGCGAGTTAGCAAGACTAGTGTAGTGATCACATGTACGATCTTTGCCATCTGGGTACTAAGAAATACTACTTGTTTCACTGCACTGCTACTTGTGGTAATTTTGTGAGCATGACACTGTGGTGGGGGGTTAAAACTACAGCTGACACACAGTCTGTGGCTGAGCAGCCTCCTCACGCCATTAGCTGGGGGTGACACACACTTGTATGCCGCCTGCCATGACCATGGGTACAGTGCCAATTAACCCCTTGCCATTGCTCTGTCTCCAGCAGGCGAGTTCCTGGCTACAGGCTCCGGAAGTGATGCTAGGTCACAGCTGACTGGGACAGGCTTTGTGGACATGCTCTTGGTGCACGACAACGCAGCCTCGGGACACCACAAACTGAAAACACGGATGTCTGGGTAGCAGCTCTGCCTTCCCACAACTTGTTGGTATTAGTTTCCGAAGACTGGAGGCAGCACGGAGAAAAACGTCAGTTCTTCTTTTTTGTGGTTTATTTTATCTTGTGCCGCTCGTCACTCAACTTTCTAAATGTGGCCTTCATTTTGCACGCAAATGTCCCACAAGCTTGGCTACTTATCTGTGTGATAAAACCCTTCCTGCAACACAGCCGCTCAAAACAGGTCTCGATGACCCACGTCACACGGTCTGGTGCACCCACCCTCTGacctctgtccccccccccaccctgcttaCCTCCTTGAGGAAGGTTCTCTGAGTGTCATCATCAAAGCGGATGAGCTCCTTCATCACCATCACCTCCCCCGTCTCCCGGTGTGTCACCTGTGCGGGCGCATAATAGTGATGTCATCAAGGAGCGCCTGGTTATACCTGTTCTATCCCCTGACATTCATCCGCCTGCTGACATTTATAAGGTCAAAAACAGACGCTCACTGAACTCTAACCCTGTCCTGCTCGTCTCAGCAAGAATATGTCTTCGAACATGGTGAGACAAAGAGGAAGTTTGTTGaaaccagattttttttttaaatattcggAGCGACTGCAATTTGCAAACAAGAATCAAACAGTGTTTTTCTGTGTCCTGAGGGGATTCTGGTGTTACTGCCACTGCTGTAAGATTCGCAAGCTGAACCGTATACaaatattttgaaaaataaatgtatttcaagAGATAACCAAATGTAAGGTTGTATATCATTTGTATATTCAACatcatatgctaatatacatacCTGCTGCTATCATCCTACTCTCACTATCCACTTGTTTTTTAACCCATCTAAAATGTCTCAGTGCTGCGCCCTGCTGTTGGGAACACAGAATAACCATTTCTGTTATTGCCAAACACAAGCGCCCCCTAGTGTTCAGTAATAATTAGTTCTGCCGGGTGTGGTAATTATGGCACTGCGTGAAAACGCAAGGTGAAGGCCGTCCCGTACACGCAGGAAAAAGGCGGTAGTGCCGAGGCCGAGGCGGTACCTTGACGGCCTGCCCGAAGCAGCCCTTGCCCAGCACTTCGCCGTGGATGAGGTCAGATGGCCGGAAGATGCGGTGCGTCCGGTTGGACACGACGCGCAGCGATTCGGAGCGGGCGATGTCCTTCCGCTGTGACAGCGGAGAGGCCGTGTTGCTGGAGCACGGCGACTTGTCGATGCTGTAACTGCGCCTGCGCAGGTGGGCAGGGGGAGGGACACTGTCAGCCCCAGCCACATACTCAGCGACTCTTCCTCCCAGAACAACGGCTTTCCTCCATTAATACAGAAGCTTAATGGGAGCAGCTTAGGTtacagtgcccccctcccccccccccccgccccgccaacagctgaattatagCCCTGCGTCCTAAACCACTACCCATCTGCTCCTCTACCCCCCACCCACTTACGAGTTCATCTCGTGCCCCCAGAGCAGCATACTCACGTAATGACCCTGGTACGCAAGCTGTGGACATCCGAGTTGGGTGGGTGTGTGATCGGTCCCACAGGGCTGCACACTTCCGAAAGGGGGCTAGGGCTGTCCAGGAGGTCCCTGGAATCCCCCTGGTCGTGGGGGTCATGTTCGATAGTCAGCTGCAGAAGACGGCTGGTTTCCTGGATGAGCTGGTCGATCTGGGTTGGAGACAGATGCAGCAGGTCACATGCTATCCAGTCCACAGCCCTTTGGCGGAGCGTGTTCAAAACGCCGCACTCCTTACTTCATCCAGCGGAACGTTCCGGATGGGGGTCCCGTTGATCTCCAGGATCCGATCCCCTACGTGTATGGAGTTCTTTACATCTGGGCTAATACACTCCGTGTCCACCCTGTGCAGATACACGGGTCAGCGTGAGATGGCAGAGCAGACAGTGGTTGGTGTAGGTTCCCTGGTTCCCAGGCCCAGCAGGCTGATGTGTCCATGACAGGTTGGTGGATAATCATCCTGTAGTAAAGCTGACGGGCTGATCAGCACAGCAAACTGTCATGGGTCCACTAATTTCTCTCTTTATTAAAACGTACTGGCAGGGAAAAATTAAGAATTAAATTTAATAAGTCGGCATGTTTTTAAGTGAAGTGGAAGTGgttagttgtcattgttgacacactacagcacacagtgcacgacaacgaaatgtgtcctgagcatttaacccatatgtgacaatgtgacatagcagggggcagctaattcagcgcccggggagcagtgcttgggggcgagACCTTGCTCAGAATGCTTCAGTGGTACTTTATTggttggggattcgaaccagcaaaaGGAGAGAATCATTTCCACAGTTTTATATCAAATGGCTATTGGGATACCCCTTCACCTGATGACAGGGAACCTCACTTTCATTTCAGTCATTGATCCAAAGCTTTGTTTTGGTAccgagtttggggggggggggggatttaagaGGGAACTGAGGGTGAACTTACATTTTTGGTTAAACCGGCAAAATTTTGACTTTGATGTTTCTCCTTAAAAAATACGCATGGGAGGCTAACAGCAAATCATCGTGTGGCAAACAGAGCAAGAAATGTCCTTTATTTtccatgacaaaaaaaaatatttgaacgtgacatttcaggacaaagaaGCGATAAGCTGAATCGGGAGCCTTTTGGATCGGTTCTCATAGCTGCTGGTACCCGttagcagaggtggacattcaggtccacaaagtaaaaatccagaccaggatttagtttgaaccaaccagttcagtataaagactcacagtcacagagtatttaACTCCTGAATGAATGGGTTACATGGAATGAGCAGAGGCCCTGTGTAGGAAACTGGGTCTCTTAGCAAATGCCGGCTGTTCTGTCCGATAGTAAAGCGAGAGCTTTAATGGATGTGCCCCCTCCTCCCGGCTCCCCAGAGACCCCATGGACTCACTCTGACACTCGGACCGTGTGGCCGTGCTCCGCCGGGACGCCACTGTGACCGAAGCCGTTGGAGCTGCAGCCCTGGTCGATGGAGATGGAGAATCCACGCTTGCCATCAGTGGAGGCCGGAATGGACACCAGCGTCACCGTGTGGGGGATCTTAGAGCAGGGGGAGTCTGGCAAGGTCACAGGGGTCACGATGGTCTGGTAGTAGCAGTGCCCGCTGGGGAGGGGAGAGGATCATTTCCACAATTGGTAGACTCTGgagtctaggggtagggaacacactctcactgactggggcatttctttaaaatatcataatgtatttgccatgaattaagtttatttcttatatatttgttttggcattaaactcatcttaatcttagtctactttgatgtcaaattgtaaatatgtcagatttatgttgaagtataaacattgcaaaatgcagtttggaacacttgcagaaacattacaaaagtacatagtaagcaatggtggcagtttgttttgatcccagatatctgatcaccaaagtcttggctacgtgaagatgactaaatggtgtagttgcaacattcatttggataaataaataagaaaaaccgaactcgtgtcactatttctggtctcctttcattgaatacttAGGAGCTCTCATATGTTTGCATGAGCCAATCACACCtggccacccccccacccccccttttatggcgctgatggggatgtatctggatcgtgtTTCACCGCTgcattgttcatcaaattaccatgcgaatgcgatttgaatatgcGGTAATGCGGCAGTTTAGAATGCGAAtagtgatcttcaggtgagagCGGTACTACACGCCCCCCAAGCAGGTtaaacaaagtaaggtgacatggtttacttttttgtcgATTTAATCtagttttaaaaactttaatacttcttcATAAAGATTTCAgcaagaaaaaaactgaaatagaTGCAAAAATACACTGCATCCCCGCTCATGCAttcgaccccagagggttaaaacaAGTAGCAGACCATTCTCACTCATTGATTAttttgtgggggaaaaaaaagatccaCCCCCACAACCACAAGCTTGTGGTGTGACAGAACAGATGTGGCAGGATTGTTATCTGTGGGACTATCCGCTAATGCACTTCCTCTCTGGGAGCCAGAGACAATAAGGGTTCTGTTTCAGCTCACATCCCTTCTCATGTGGGCTTTACTTCCAGGGAACCTGCTTTCTATTCACCCTTTCCAGGTTCAGCCTCACACTCAGGACGCACTGGCAGAAGGGCTCCACAGGGCTGGCTTTCATGGAGGAGTTCGCAGGGTGTTCCTCTCGGCTCCGCTCCCGGTCCCCTGTACATGGTCTTGCCTGTACTCACCAGTAGAGTTTGGAGCGTTCCACCAGGGCATAGGTGTCCCCGTCCCCAATGAAGGCCCGGCAGTTCAGACACGTGAAGCATTCTGGGTGATATTTCTGTTCCCCTGCAACCTGTGGACGGGAAGAGTGCAGGGTAGGGAAGGAGATGTGAAAGGGCGGCACCACGTCAATattcttgcaaaaaaaaaaaaagcaccctTTGAAATGACAACAAGGGGCTTCCCCATGATAAAGTTTTCATAGTTTCAAAACACTTAAGccgagaggagaaacagaaaaaCTCTGTATGTGGCAACAGAAGGTGGAAGTAAAAGGTCGTTCCTGTTGTCCACATGTGAAAGCGAGATCACTGGTCACTGCAAACATTAGTATTCCTGGAACCCCGATATTAATTTGTAAACATGTTATAAACACTTGAATTTCACCTTTTCAGTGCGGCATAGCGCAGGATAGCCTGAGCAAAAACTGCACTGTGGTTTTAAGATGCATCTAGATTTATGCCTCTATGGCTAAATACGCTTCAGCTGCCTGACGCTGTCGCGCGGAACATCTGCTTCTCTTAGAAGATACCGAAGTGCTACAAGAATGTAAAAACAGACCGACAGACGTTTTTATAAAATTTAAGTAtttgggttaaaaaaaaatcaaataaaatcagTGAACACACTTAAGTGTGGCAACTCCCCAGGGAGTATTTCCATGGAAACAGATGAGGACAATAGCATCTGTTCTGTGGCCCTCACTAGTGAGGCACATTTTAATTTGCACACGTGGGTCAAATGGCAGTGTGGGCCATCGTGGGCACGTCTCTCGCCCCTGAGCCGCTCCGAGATAAAGTTCATTATACTCCGAGTCAGAACTCAGCCAAAGCACAGAGGAGCTTCGCCGAGTGTAAAGGAAAGCCAGAATACCCCAAAAGATGATGGTGCCCAGGGAAGAAAAAGGTACCAATTTGGGAGAGCTGGTGCAGTCCCACCCCGGTTAAGTGAAGGGCGATTTCACAAGTGCACCCCACCAGCGTGTTCTGCAGAGTACAGCCCTGCAATTAGCGTGCAAGACGCCCGCACAGGCCCAGAGAGCCAGACACAAACACGACCAAGCCCTTAAAGGACGAGAGCTTCACATACAAGCGCATGGCTGACCTATAACAGCAAACGCTCTGCAATGGACCTGGCAATACAATATTCTGATCACTGCAGACTTTCTCCGGGTCACAGAGTGACAGGCCTGCGGATGCCTTACACAAATACCATGCAAATGACACTAGCAAGGCAAGACAGGTGGCCTTTTCATGCCAAAATGTGGTGGGTGTGGTTTTGTTTTGTAGCTGATTTGGGGCAAGTGGGTTGGCTGTGAAAATTGACGCTGATGCGTCTAAGCTGCCAAGACGTCAGCTAGGGGTTTTTATACACCAACATAAAAAGGAAACCCACCAACAtcgagctccccccccccccccatcgacaTCACGGAACACGTAGACATTCCATTCTATCGGATGTGCAACGACATCATCCTCAGCAACAACCGCCACATTCAAATCAATCAACattttgggggcgggggggggggggggggggggagttaccaCGAGGAGTGATGACAGAATC
Coding sequences within:
- the LOC125727064 gene encoding LIM domain kinase 1-like isoform X3, with protein sequence MVGDLFLWGSCCLRLWRKDKKVAGEQKYHPECFTCLNCRAFIGDGDTYALVERSKLYCGHCYYQTIVTPVTLPDSPCSKIPHTVTLVSIPASTDGKRGFSISIDQGCSSNGFGHSGVPAEHGHTVRVSEVDTECISPDVKNSIHVGDRILEINGTPIRNVPLDEIDQLIQETSRLLQLTIEHDPHDQGDSRDLLDSPSPLSEVCSPVGPITHPPNSDVHSLRTRVITRSYSIDKSPCSSNTASPLSQRKDIARSESLRVVSNRTHRIFRPSDLIHGEVLGKGCFGQAVKVTHRETGEVMVMKELIRFDDDTQRTFLKEVKVMRCLDHPNVLKFIGVLYKDKRLNFIAEYIKGGTLRDIIKKMDNQYPWNQRVGFARDIAAGMTYLHSMNIIHRDLNSHNCLVRENNSVVVADFGLARLMVEDKNPDRLSTGKIQGLKKPDRRKRYTVVGNPYWMAPEMIQGKSYDEKVDIFSFGIMLCEIIGRVNADPDYLPRGMDFGLNVRGFLEHYYSTDCPSSFFPMAVMCCDLDAEKRPAFAKLEEWLENLKMHLDIRLPLTSELDQVHRNFWQDHPSSDNGLHTHPEQPE
- the LOC125727064 gene encoding LIM domain kinase 1-like isoform X2, which gives rise to MIRRNRLFRRKCCECGVSLSHWYYEKDGRLFCKKDYWAKFGELCHGCSEPITTGLIMVAGEQKYHPECFTCLNCRAFIGDGDTYALVERSKLYCGHCYYQTIVTPVTLPDSPCSKIPHTVTLVSIPASTDGKRGFSISIDQGCSSNGFGHSGVPAEHGHTVRVSEVDTECISPDVKNSIHVGDRILEINGTPIRNVPLDEIDQLIQETSRLLQLTIEHDPHDQGDSRDLLDSPSPLSEVCSPVGPITHPPNSDVHSLRTRVITRSYSIDKSPCSSNTASPLSQRKDIARSESLRVVSNRTHRIFRPSDLIHGEVLGKGCFGQAVKVTHRETGEVMVMKELIRFDDDTQRTFLKEVKVMRCLDHPNVLKFIGVLYKDKRLNFIAEYIKGGTLRDIIKKMDNQYPWNQRVGFARDIAAGMTYLHSMNIIHRDLNSHNCLVRENNSVVVADFGLARLMVEDKNPDRLSTGKIQGLKKPDRRKRYTVVGNPYWMAPEMIQGKSYDEKVDIFSFGIMLCEIIGRVNADPDYLPRGMDFGLNVRGFLEHYYSTDCPSSFFPMAVMCCDLDAEKRPAFAKLEEWLENLKMHLDIRLPLTSELDQVHRNFWQDHPSSDNGLHTHPEQPE
- the LOC125727064 gene encoding LIM domain kinase 1-like isoform X4; this translates as MVAGEQKYHPECFTCLNCRAFIGDGDTYALVERSKLYCGHCYYQTIVTPVTLPDSPCSKIPHTVTLVSIPASTDGKRGFSISIDQGCSSNGFGHSGVPAEHGHTVRVSEVDTECISPDVKNSIHVGDRILEINGTPIRNVPLDEIDQLIQETSRLLQLTIEHDPHDQGDSRDLLDSPSPLSEVCSPVGPITHPPNSDVHSLRTRVITRSYSIDKSPCSSNTASPLSQRKDIARSESLRVVSNRTHRIFRPSDLIHGEVLGKGCFGQAVKVTHRETGEVMVMKELIRFDDDTQRTFLKEVKVMRCLDHPNVLKFIGVLYKDKRLNFIAEYIKGGTLRDIIKKMDNQYPWNQRVGFARDIAAGMTYLHSMNIIHRDLNSHNCLVRENNSVVVADFGLARLMVEDKNPDRLSTGKIQGLKKPDRRKRYTVVGNPYWMAPEMIQGKSYDEKVDIFSFGIMLCEIIGRVNADPDYLPRGMDFGLNVRGFLEHYYSTDCPSSFFPMAVMCCDLDAEKRPAFAKLEEWLENLKMHLDIRLPLTSELDQVHRNFWQDHPSSDNGLHTHPEQPE
- the LOC125727064 gene encoding LIM domain kinase 1-like isoform X1; its protein translation is MRLMLLCCTWKDERMGEEEAGESLPVCAGCQHRIYDEQYLQALNTDWHTVCFRCCECGVSLSHWYYEKDGRLFCKKDYWAKFGELCHGCSEPITTGLIMVAGEQKYHPECFTCLNCRAFIGDGDTYALVERSKLYCGHCYYQTIVTPVTLPDSPCSKIPHTVTLVSIPASTDGKRGFSISIDQGCSSNGFGHSGVPAEHGHTVRVSEVDTECISPDVKNSIHVGDRILEINGTPIRNVPLDEIDQLIQETSRLLQLTIEHDPHDQGDSRDLLDSPSPLSEVCSPVGPITHPPNSDVHSLRTRVITRSYSIDKSPCSSNTASPLSQRKDIARSESLRVVSNRTHRIFRPSDLIHGEVLGKGCFGQAVKVTHRETGEVMVMKELIRFDDDTQRTFLKEVKVMRCLDHPNVLKFIGVLYKDKRLNFIAEYIKGGTLRDIIKKMDNQYPWNQRVGFARDIAAGMTYLHSMNIIHRDLNSHNCLVRENNSVVVADFGLARLMVEDKNPDRLSTGKIQGLKKPDRRKRYTVVGNPYWMAPEMIQGKSYDEKVDIFSFGIMLCEIIGRVNADPDYLPRGMDFGLNVRGFLEHYYSTDCPSSFFPMAVMCCDLDAEKRPAFAKLEEWLENLKMHLDIRLPLTSELDQVHRNFWQDHPSSDNGLHTHPEQPE